In Candidatus Zixiibacteriota bacterium, the following proteins share a genomic window:
- a CDS encoding FAD-binding oxidoreductase has protein sequence MRTKADAVIIGGGIIGMATAFYLARARYGRIVLLEKEPLAGSHSTSKAAGGIRAQFSNKVNIEMSMLSEKLFCRFKEDTGQDALFDQVGYMFLLTRDEDVDKFKQSVALQRSLGLNVEILKPADIPQYAPHVRLDDVMMATFCHDDGLADPYEFLAGYEKAARKMGVEIELETEVTGLNVTAGRVTDVLTNRGNITCGVVVNATGAFASQIGRMVGVDLKVAPVRRQCVTTGELDFVKPYFPMVVDVASGLYTHKESKGLLLGWADPDVKPSFDISIDPNYTDTILEKALDRIPQLETAEIANQWAGLYETTPDHRAIIGFEPAVEGLFHVAGFSGHGMMHAPAAGLVSSQIITGQEPSVDISDLSPERFAKGELQVETNVI, from the coding sequence GTGCGGACCAAAGCGGATGCAGTTATAATCGGCGGCGGCATAATCGGTATGGCGACCGCTTTCTATCTCGCCCGGGCCAGGTACGGTCGGATCGTTCTTCTCGAAAAAGAACCCCTCGCAGGCAGTCATTCGACATCAAAGGCGGCCGGTGGGATCAGAGCGCAGTTTTCGAACAAGGTAAACATCGAAATGTCCATGCTGTCCGAGAAGTTGTTCTGCCGCTTCAAAGAGGACACTGGTCAGGACGCCCTGTTCGACCAGGTAGGCTACATGTTTCTGCTGACCCGGGATGAAGACGTTGATAAATTCAAGCAGAGCGTCGCTCTGCAACGCTCCCTGGGCTTGAACGTCGAAATCCTCAAACCAGCCGATATCCCGCAATACGCCCCGCATGTTCGGCTTGACGATGTCATGATGGCCACTTTCTGCCACGACGACGGCCTGGCCGATCCGTACGAGTTCCTCGCCGGGTATGAAAAAGCGGCGCGCAAGATGGGCGTCGAGATAGAACTGGAAACGGAGGTCACGGGACTCAATGTGACCGCGGGCCGGGTTACCGATGTGCTTACCAATCGCGGCAATATCACTTGCGGTGTCGTGGTGAACGCCACCGGCGCGTTTGCATCGCAGATTGGGCGCATGGTTGGGGTCGATCTGAAAGTCGCGCCGGTGCGACGGCAATGCGTGACTACCGGCGAGCTTGATTTCGTTAAGCCGTATTTTCCCATGGTGGTCGATGTCGCTTCGGGCCTGTACACGCACAAGGAGTCCAAGGGGCTGCTGCTCGGCTGGGCTGATCCCGATGTAAAACCGTCGTTCGATATCTCGATTGACCCCAACTACACTGACACCATTCTCGAAAAGGCGCTGGACCGCATACCCCAATTGGAGACTGCGGAAATCGCCAACCAGTGGGCCGGGCTCTACGAAACCACACCCGACCACCGCGCCATAATCGGATTTGAACCGGCTGTCGAGGGGCTGTTTCATGTGGCCGGGTTTTCGGGTCACGGCATGATGCACGCCCCGGCGGCGGGGTTGGTGTCCTCGCAGATAATCACCGGACAGGAACCATCGGTCGATATCTCTGATCTCAGCCCCGAGCGCTTCGCCAAGGGCGAACTGCAGGTTGAGACGAACGTGATCTAG
- a CDS encoding site-2 protease family protein: MALPPKLRSDLVSSASEIDGATVYTVKDPIGGNYFRFREPEHWLIHQFDGRLTPDEIAARFRDKFNLNIMSADVAQFALVLDKLLFLENSRSEQALSQAGRAATQERSLWSRILYVQIRAFKPGRFLDWLSKISRPFSRPFWFVIQGALILTGLVLLVADLDAFAVNLSQFWNVGSLGLLLLSLFILVTLHEFGHAVVCRLYGGEVREIGFLLLYFQPGFYCDLSDAWLFPKKSQRLGVTLAGPYVQLMLLAGSVIVWRLSVPGMFLNDLAWMLVTVNWINFLFNFNPLIKLDGYFLLSDLVDIPNLRQKAFAYLGNVVQRRILGWPVESLVHDSRHRRIYILYGLTALVYSALLLGFVFSLVSAFLMAQVGPAGLVLLIGVLLFILRSALRSLARGAVTHLRYMKRLLKQPLKLAGYLVVSAGVLVVGLAVPMPHRVSGEVLVRPIAVFTVRLNEFGVLEKITRLGGESPETKTNILQLATTDMAALQVVPIVHDGQLVTAGDTIAAVTSNQITREIESGQAELERLRGELALLKAPPKKQEIDEAKARINAAKATLQQYKRERDRIKSLVENNLEARERLESSQSQVEIAEAEVTRWQSALNLLTAPPRAEEEEVVLRQIQKQEAQLAFLMEQSSAASITSPISGAASVSGRDGAIVTIAACDPVELLVPVSDFDLPRVTLGQSVQVKVRSFPNRTFAGTVVRLPKAADATTTTRETANPAANAAANATGIFPVTVLVENRDGLLCDGMSGYAKIETGKSSLVTLGFRKVYQNLRVEFWSWW; encoded by the coding sequence ATGGCCCTGCCCCCCAAGCTGCGATCCGATCTGGTATCATCGGCGTCTGAGATCGACGGCGCGACGGTCTACACGGTCAAGGACCCGATCGGCGGCAACTACTTCCGATTCCGCGAACCGGAACACTGGCTGATTCACCAGTTCGACGGCCGTTTGACTCCCGACGAGATCGCCGCTCGATTCAGAGACAAGTTCAATCTGAACATCATGAGTGCCGATGTCGCCCAATTCGCACTGGTCTTGGATAAACTGCTGTTTCTCGAAAACAGCCGCTCCGAGCAGGCGCTCAGCCAGGCGGGCAGGGCTGCCACACAGGAGAGGTCGCTGTGGAGCAGAATCCTCTATGTTCAAATCCGGGCGTTTAAGCCGGGACGGTTTCTTGATTGGCTCAGCAAAATCAGCCGACCGTTTTCTCGGCCGTTCTGGTTCGTTATTCAGGGAGCGCTGATTCTCACGGGCCTGGTGCTGCTCGTTGCCGATCTCGATGCGTTCGCGGTCAACCTGTCCCAGTTCTGGAATGTCGGCTCGCTTGGATTGCTCCTGCTGTCGCTGTTCATTCTCGTAACTCTCCATGAATTCGGCCATGCGGTGGTCTGCCGGCTCTACGGGGGAGAGGTGCGCGAGATCGGTTTTCTGCTGCTCTATTTCCAGCCCGGTTTCTACTGCGACCTGTCCGACGCCTGGCTCTTTCCTAAAAAATCCCAGCGGCTCGGGGTCACACTGGCGGGACCGTACGTGCAACTAATGCTGCTGGCGGGATCGGTAATCGTTTGGCGGCTGTCCGTTCCGGGTATGTTTCTCAATGATCTTGCCTGGATGCTGGTCACGGTCAACTGGATCAACTTTCTGTTCAACTTCAATCCGCTGATCAAGCTCGACGGCTACTTCCTGCTTTCGGACTTGGTCGATATCCCCAACTTGCGCCAAAAAGCGTTCGCCTATCTGGGCAACGTCGTGCAGCGTCGAATCCTGGGCTGGCCGGTTGAGTCGCTTGTCCATGATTCCCGCCACCGTCGGATATACATACTCTACGGCCTGACCGCCCTGGTTTACTCCGCTTTACTGCTGGGGTTCGTTTTCTCACTGGTATCGGCGTTCCTTATGGCCCAGGTCGGCCCCGCCGGTCTGGTCTTGTTGATTGGCGTTTTACTCTTTATATTGAGGTCGGCGCTCCGCTCACTGGCAAGGGGCGCGGTCACGCATCTTCGATATATGAAGCGACTGCTCAAACAACCTCTGAAACTGGCGGGCTACCTGGTAGTTTCCGCCGGGGTGCTGGTGGTCGGGCTGGCGGTGCCGATGCCGCACCGGGTTTCCGGCGAGGTGCTGGTTCGGCCGATTGCCGTGTTCACGGTCCGGCTCAACGAATTCGGCGTGCTGGAAAAAATCACCCGCCTCGGCGGCGAATCGCCGGAAACCAAAACCAATATCCTCCAGTTAGCCACCACCGACATGGCCGCCCTTCAAGTGGTGCCGATAGTCCACGATGGTCAACTGGTAACCGCGGGTGACACGATTGCCGCGGTGACATCAAACCAGATCACGCGCGAGATAGAGTCCGGCCAGGCCGAGCTCGAAAGACTCCGGGGCGAACTGGCGCTGCTCAAAGCGCCGCCGAAGAAACAGGAAATCGACGAGGCCAAGGCGCGCATCAACGCCGCCAAGGCAACGCTGCAGCAGTACAAACGCGAGCGGGATCGCATCAAGTCACTGGTGGAAAACAACCTCGAGGCGCGGGAGCGTCTCGAATCAAGCCAGTCCCAGGTCGAGATTGCCGAGGCCGAGGTCACCCGCTGGCAGTCCGCCCTGAACCTGCTGACTGCACCGCCCCGCGCCGAGGAAGAGGAGGTTGTCCTCAGGCAGATTCAGAAGCAGGAGGCGCAGCTCGCCTTTCTGATGGAGCAGTCCTCGGCGGCCAGTATCACGTCGCCGATCAGCGGGGCGGCGTCGGTGTCGGGCCGCGATGGTGCTATTGTCACTATTGCCGCATGCGACCCGGTGGAACTGCTGGTGCCAGTCTCCGATTTTGATTTACCGCGAGTCACACTTGGCCAGAGCGTGCAGGTCAAAGTTCGTTCCTTCCCTAATCGCACGTTTGCCGGCACGGTGGTCCGCCTTCCCAAAGCCGCCGATGCCACGACGACGACCCGTGAAACCGCCAACCCTGCGGCCAACGCGGCGGCAAACGCGACGGGGATTTTCCCGGTGACGGTGCTTGTCGAGAACCGTGACGGCCTTCTGTGCGACGGCATGTCCGGCTACGCGAAGATCGAGACCGGCAAGTCATCGCTGGTCACTCTCGGCTTCCGCAAAGTGTACCAGAACCTCCGTGTTGAGTTCTGGTCGTGGTGGTAA